The window ATAGCGGGCAATGAAGAAGCAATTTCGGGCGCCTTCACAAGAGATCGCCCGAAATTTCAGAGAAAGTATTAGCAAGTTCGGTCAATCTACATGGAATACCGGCCCAACATCTGGCAATGGCGGGCAATCTGCAGTTTTTAACTTGCAGTTTTTGAGTTTTGCGGCAGTTGAATCTGCAGTTTTTGAGTTTTAGGTACTCTTGATAAAGAAGTTGGGTTTGGCGCGCCTTCCAAGTAAACCCTTCTTCCTTCAATTATGGCCACTAAGTGGCCTGGCACTGGATCTTTTACGCTGCCCGTTTCACAGCCTCTTCTCTGTCCTGATCAGCGATAAGTTTCACCAGCTTGTTTACCTTACCAAGAGAGATGCTCATTTTCTCGACCATCTGACGTTGGCTGTAGCCATCCTTCATCATTTGCCGCACCAGACTCAGTTCTTCATCCCTGGTATTAGCACCTGTCTGCTGAAGGTGATGCCGCTCTGCTTCATAGGCCAGGAAATGAAATCCCAGAAAGGCATTCTCTTTTCTGATCTCACAGACGATGACGTTTTCCGCATCATAGCGCTTATCACTATTCCGCACCTTGATTTGCTTGATGTACCGCATACCCGAATCCTGCTGACTACAACCAATGGTAAAGGCACTATCGGTCAGGTTCATCAACATTTTACTGCCTGCCAGATGGTTGTCCGTAATCGGCTGATTGGATTGTACCTTCGGCGTATGTGCCAGTAAGAGAATGGAAATTTCATGCTCATCCTGAAACTGCTGCAGTCCCATCATCAGATCCCCGGCATCTGTTGTTTTCTCCAGGTCGTTCCGAAGCGCACTGATGTTGTCGAGAATGATCACTTCTACCTGATGCTGCCGGATATGGCTTTCAATTGCCCGCAACACAAGCTCCGTCATCGAATAGCCCTCCAGCAGCTTCTTGCGGTTGATCTCTGCCCGCAGA of the Flammeovirgaceae bacterium 311 genome contains:
- a CDS encoding hypothetical protein (COG1066 Predicted ATP-dependent serine protease): MRLDKASDIEREIEIAKLKKALLAKQKATTPEETNAYAEGVMGEMLTVKQANAWVQEALKRPDPKMLFGSLWYEGEVGILFASNNLGKSILAVQIAEGVARGQATLPLPVTATPKKVLYIDCELSDKQFQIRYTAGNQVYRFSDNFLRAEINRKKLLEGYSMTELVLRAIESHIRQHQVEVIILDNISALRNDLEKTTDAGDLMMGLQQFQDEHEISILLLAHTPKVQSNQPITDNHLAGSKMLMNLTDSAFTIGCSQQDSGMRYIKQIKVRNSDKRYDAENVIVCEIRKENAFLGFHFLAYEAERHHLQQTGANTRDEELSLVRQMMKDGYSQRQMVEKMSISLGKVNKLVKLIADQDREEAVKRAA